A single window of Natrinema sp. HArc-T2 DNA harbors:
- a CDS encoding transposase → MFKENNEYQQEALFSPVKDLQSGLKTKLQNHWSTHFYEHVFTQIDEKKFGRLYHDGYSRPNKPVNELVSLEIIKHLLGLSDEQLEHAYLFDFRVRNALGKETLGDNICAKTFTNFRRRLLEHEEETGQDLLHEVFQDHRSYLQDEFEIDASTQRMDSTFIEANIKQLSRIDLIAKVVHNFLDDLPNEIVQELPAGLDEFADTENLELSYELEPGEVDSTMETLIEHAAWLIDRFEDEQNYAELESFAHLQQILDEQCYRIPELEDDDRDHDEDDDDDHPGDGESPGWEPLRTFTSSEGETGHEQASDEPVQPDEDDHEQDRVGLKEPDEISSGSMQNPHDVDATHRRKGGESFCGYKANVAETCDGENPFRLITTIRVDTNNTDDGDLLAEDVPELSEETGLTDLLVDGGYTHKEVEACCGDHGITQHFTGLTGQRPPAEKLSLADAEWDDHRMVACPAGHEPFEQRYMPESGRISGRMGKEFCEDCPHRENCFVREKQQFYSYGFYERKLALAHRRKRLDNPAEKEFLNLRAGAESLVNEVYYQDGEKARFTGTIKMKNASIAKAIGTNLKRASRFLESEAKREHSAG, encoded by the coding sequence GTGTTTAAAGAGAATAATGAGTATCAGCAGGAAGCACTGTTTTCGCCTGTAAAAGACCTACAATCCGGACTAAAGACGAAGTTACAGAATCACTGGTCTACTCATTTCTACGAACATGTCTTCACCCAGATTGATGAGAAGAAGTTCGGCCGGCTATACCATGACGGGTATAGCCGGCCGAACAAACCGGTCAACGAGTTGGTTTCCCTGGAAATCATCAAGCACCTGCTTGGGCTGTCTGATGAGCAGCTCGAACACGCCTATCTGTTCGATTTTCGCGTCAGGAACGCGCTAGGGAAGGAAACGCTCGGTGACAACATCTGTGCAAAAACGTTCACCAATTTCCGCCGACGCTTACTGGAACACGAAGAAGAGACTGGTCAAGACCTGTTGCACGAGGTTTTCCAGGATCACCGAAGCTACCTCCAAGACGAATTTGAGATCGATGCCAGTACCCAGCGAATGGATTCGACGTTTATCGAGGCTAACATCAAGCAACTCTCTCGAATCGATCTCATCGCCAAAGTCGTTCACAACTTCCTGGACGATCTCCCCAACGAGATCGTCCAGGAACTCCCTGCCGGACTAGACGAATTCGCCGATACGGAGAACCTGGAGCTATCCTATGAACTGGAGCCAGGTGAGGTCGACTCGACCATGGAAACACTCATCGAGCATGCTGCCTGGTTGATCGACAGGTTCGAAGATGAGCAAAACTACGCTGAACTGGAGAGTTTTGCTCATCTTCAGCAAATCCTCGACGAACAGTGCTACCGCATTCCTGAACTTGAAGACGATGACCGTGATCACGATGAAGACGACGATGACGACCATCCCGGTGACGGCGAGTCACCGGGATGGGAACCACTCAGGACATTCACATCCAGCGAGGGAGAAACAGGCCACGAGCAGGCCAGTGATGAGCCAGTCCAGCCCGATGAGGACGACCATGAGCAAGATCGCGTCGGGCTGAAAGAGCCCGACGAGATCAGTAGCGGGTCGATGCAAAATCCCCACGACGTGGACGCGACTCACCGCCGGAAGGGCGGTGAGTCTTTCTGCGGCTACAAAGCGAACGTCGCCGAGACCTGTGACGGAGAGAACCCGTTTCGACTGATCACGACGATTCGCGTTGACACGAACAACACAGACGATGGTGATCTGTTAGCCGAAGACGTACCAGAATTGTCGGAGGAGACCGGGTTAACCGATCTCCTCGTTGACGGTGGCTACACGCACAAAGAAGTAGAGGCGTGCTGCGGTGATCATGGGATCACGCAGCACTTCACGGGACTAACCGGGCAGCGGCCTCCTGCAGAGAAGTTGTCGCTAGCGGATGCAGAGTGGGACGACCACCGAATGGTTGCGTGTCCTGCCGGACACGAACCATTCGAGCAGCGGTACATGCCCGAGAGTGGTCGCATCTCAGGGCGAATGGGGAAAGAGTTCTGTGAAGACTGTCCACACAGGGAGAATTGCTTCGTCCGGGAGAAACAGCAGTTCTACAGTTACGGCTTCTACGAGCGGAAATTAGCACTTGCTCACCGACGCAAGCGGTTGGATAATCCAGCAGAGAAGGAGTTTCTGAACTTACGCGCTGGGGCTGAGTCGTTGGTCAATGAGGTGTATTACCAGGATGGGGAGAAAGCACGGTTCACGGGGACGATTAAGATGAAGAACGCGTCGATAGCGAAAGCTATCGGGACGAATCTCAAGCGAGCCTCACGATTCTTGGAATCGGAGGCGAAGCGGGAGCACTCAGCGGGATAG
- a CDS encoding formate/nitrite transporter family protein yields the protein MKESEPENKDTGDPTRVTEVLDSLIESGFHEINRETNGLVLSGFSAGLDIGFGPLLMAVILTLSPGGYGDLGTELLLASVYSVGFMFVILGRLELFTEHTTVAVMPVLDGRASLAELGRLWGLVYVSNIVGGAAFVALIVTLLPDLGVASPEAFETIALSLVTHDFTWLFAAGVLAGWLMGLLAWLVTAAQETTSRLIIIWIVTGVIGILHLPHSIAGNVEVLFGVFLSPIVSVMDYVSFLVLATMGNAVGGVVFVALLKYGHVVRGGD from the coding sequence GTGAAGGAATCAGAACCGGAAAACAAGGACACGGGTGATCCAACGCGAGTTACAGAGGTCCTCGATTCGTTGATCGAAAGCGGGTTCCACGAAATCAACCGCGAGACGAACGGATTGGTACTGTCTGGATTCTCGGCCGGTCTCGATATTGGGTTCGGACCATTATTGATGGCGGTGATACTCACCCTCTCACCGGGTGGGTATGGTGATCTCGGGACGGAGTTGCTACTTGCGAGTGTCTACTCTGTCGGATTCATGTTTGTCATCTTGGGACGGTTAGAACTGTTCACCGAACATACGACCGTGGCCGTGATGCCGGTCCTCGACGGACGAGCGTCACTCGCGGAACTCGGCCGTCTCTGGGGCTTGGTCTACGTCAGTAATATCGTCGGTGGTGCGGCGTTCGTGGCACTCATCGTTACGCTGCTGCCCGATCTAGGTGTCGCCTCGCCGGAGGCCTTCGAGACTATCGCTCTCTCACTCGTTACCCACGATTTCACATGGCTATTCGCCGCTGGCGTGCTTGCGGGGTGGCTGATGGGACTGCTAGCGTGGCTCGTTACTGCTGCTCAAGAGACGACGAGCCGTCTCATTATCATCTGGATCGTCACAGGTGTAATCGGTATCCTCCACCTCCCTCATTCAATTGCGGGTAACGTTGAGGTGCTATTCGGCGTCTTTCTGTCGCCCATAGTATCAGTGATGGACTACGTATCGTTCCTCGTGTTAGCCACGATGGGAAACGCAGTCGGCGGGGTTGTGTTCGTTGCCCTGTTGAAATACGGTCACGTTGTCCGGGGCGGGGATTAG
- a CDS encoding ice-binding family protein: protein MQQDGPAPVDLGTACDFSILAKSGISSVPNSDVAGDIGVSPIASTAITGFDLTLDATGVFATSTQVGGRVYAADYAEPTPSRLTTAVSDMETAFTDAYGRVPPDFTNLGGGNLDGETLTPGVYNWDTGLSIDGDITLNGGPDDTWIFQVAGGLSVASGVTVNLEGGAQAENIVWVVAGGPGVEIGTDANFSGIVLAQTAINVLTDATVDGCLYAQTAVNLQMATVTGCDCDLVDLQVDSACEDEEGEITVSNPNDVSVMVTVTGPDAYEETMEVPAGGSATWGNLADGTYSLETDNIAIGLDITTLDISCDSAIPDVVTTPATEVNGSTATLNGELTDLGDFDTIDVFFEWRELGEDEWNTTAPQTLDAPGDFDDEIAGLEPGNTYEFRAIGLANGERVEGATLRIIKTVPGVPEVITEPATEVNGSTATLNGELLDLGDFDTVDVFFEWRELGTDVWTATAPQTLDAPGDFSAEIAGLEPGGTYEFRAVVVANGTREEGAILSFTKDEPGAPIVETQVATEVNGSTATLNGELIDIGDFDTVDVFFEWHELGEDEWNTTAPQTLDAPGDFSDEIASLEPGNTYEFRAVVVANGTRDEGTIVSFTKAEAGVPNVETEPATEINGSTATLNGELIDLGDFDTADVFFEWRELGADEWITTESQTLNEPGDFSAGIEGLELGSTYEFRAVMVADDERFLGTTLSFTKLGPDELDVETKPATEVNGSTATLNGELLELEGAEEVTVYFLYRVKGTEVWTFTDETVLTEPGPFSATATNLETGTTYEFRAVAQVGATVVYGDILEFTKAPENGGDGKNKKKLKRKYKRAKREYEEYKKKYEKGKVNKKQLKKKKHAYERAKREYEEYKQKCKNAS from the coding sequence ATCCAACAAGACGGTCCGGCACCGGTCGATCTCGGGACGGCCTGTGATTTTTCGATCCTGGCAAAATCCGGAATATCGAGCGTTCCCAATTCTGACGTGGCGGGAGACATTGGCGTGAGTCCGATCGCGTCGACCGCGATAACCGGATTCGATCTGACGTTGGATGCGACGGGCGTCTTCGCGACGTCGACGCAGGTAGGCGGACGGGTGTACGCTGCAGATTATGCGGAGCCGACCCCGTCCAGATTGACCACGGCCGTGAGCGATATGGAAACCGCGTTTACCGATGCGTACGGCCGCGTCCCACCGGACTTTACAAATTTAGGCGGCGGCAATCTTGACGGAGAAACACTGACTCCAGGAGTGTACAATTGGGATACCGGCCTCTCAATTGACGGAGATATCACCCTCAACGGTGGTCCGGACGACACTTGGATCTTCCAGGTCGCGGGAGGTCTCAGCGTGGCGAGTGGGGTGACCGTCAATCTGGAAGGGGGCGCGCAGGCCGAAAACATCGTCTGGGTGGTCGCCGGCGGTCCCGGCGTCGAGATCGGAACGGACGCAAACTTTTCGGGGATCGTACTGGCCCAGACGGCGATCAACGTACTCACCGACGCAACGGTGGACGGCTGTTTGTACGCCCAAACCGCCGTCAATCTTCAGATGGCGACGGTTACCGGGTGTGACTGCGATCTCGTAGACCTGCAAGTGGACTCGGCGTGTGAAGATGAGGAGGGGGAGATCACAGTATCGAACCCCAACGACGTCTCGGTGATGGTAACCGTCACCGGTCCCGATGCGTACGAGGAGACCATGGAGGTTCCGGCCGGCGGTTCGGCGACGTGGGGGAATCTCGCGGACGGAACGTACTCGCTCGAGACCGACAATATCGCAATCGGTCTCGACATCACGACGCTCGACATTAGTTGCGATTCGGCCATCCCTGACGTCGTAACGACGCCGGCGACGGAGGTCAACGGCTCGACGGCCACGCTCAACGGTGAGTTGACCGACCTCGGAGACTTCGACACCATCGACGTCTTCTTCGAGTGGCGCGAACTCGGCGAGGACGAGTGGAACACCACCGCGCCGCAGACGCTCGACGCGCCCGGCGACTTCGACGACGAAATCGCGGGCCTCGAACCCGGAAACACATACGAATTCCGGGCGATCGGGCTGGCAAACGGCGAGCGGGTCGAAGGGGCCACGCTTCGCATCATCAAGACGGTGCCAGGTGTACCAGAGGTCATCACAGAGCCAGCGACGGAGGTCAACGGCTCGACGGCCACGCTTAACGGCGAACTGCTCGATCTCGGCGACTTCGACACCGTCGACGTCTTCTTCGAGTGGCGTGAACTCGGCACGGATGTGTGGACTGCCACCGCGCCGCAGACGCTCGACGCGCCCGGCGACTTTAGCGCTGAAATCGCGGGCCTCGAACCCGGCGGCACGTACGAATTCCGGGCGGTCGTCGTGGCTAATGGCACGCGTGAGGAAGGGGCCATTCTCTCGTTCACCAAAGACGAACCCGGCGCACCCATCGTTGAAACTCAGGTGGCGACGGAGGTCAACGGCTCGACGGCCACGCTCAACGGAGAGTTGATCGACATCGGTGACTTCGACACGGTCGATGTCTTCTTCGAGTGGCATGAACTCGGCGAGGACGAGTGGAACACCACCGCGCCGCAGACGCTCGACGCGCCCGGCGACTTCAGCGACGAGATCGCCAGCCTCGAGCCCGGGAACACGTACGAATTCCGGGCAGTCGTCGTGGCGAATGGCACGCGCGACGAAGGAACCATCGTCTCGTTCACCAAAGCTGAGGCCGGCGTCCCCAACGTCGAGACAGAGCCGGCGACGGAAATCAACGGCTCGACGGCCACGCTCAACGGAGAGTTAATCGATCTCGGGGACTTCGACACCGCAGATGTCTTCTTCGAGTGGCGTGAACTCGGCGCAGACGAGTGGATCACCACCGAGTCCCAGACGCTCAACGAGCCCGGTGACTTCAGCGCCGGGATCGAAGGCCTCGAACTCGGTAGCACGTACGAATTCCGGGCGGTCATGGTAGCGGACGATGAACGGTTCCTCGGAACCACGCTCTCGTTCACCAAGCTCGGCCCGGACGAGTTGGACGTCGAGACGAAGCCGGCGACGGAGGTCAACGGGTCGACGGCCACGCTCAACGGCGAACTGCTCGAACTCGAGGGTGCAGAGGAGGTCACCGTCTACTTCCTGTATCGCGTCAAGGGGACTGAGGTGTGGACGTTTACCGACGAAACAGTCCTCACCGAACCCGGACCGTTCAGTGCGACGGCGACGAACCTCGAGACTGGCACGACCTACGAGTTCCGAGCGGTCGCTCAGGTCGGTGCCACGGTTGTCTACGGTGACATTCTGGAGTTTACGAAGGCACCCGAGAATGGGGGCGACGGGAAGAACAAGAAGAAGCTAAAACGCAAATATAAGCGTGCAAAGCGTGAGTACGAGGAGTACAAAAAGAAATACGAGAAGGGCAAGGTGAACAAAAAGCAGCTCAAAAAGAAGAAACACGCCTACGAGCGCGCAAAACGCGAGTACGAGGAGTATAAACAGAAGTGTAAGAACGCGTCCTGA
- a CDS encoding tyrosine-type recombinase/integrase codes for MDHSDSAASSGEHALEDAIDAFLESGNKAGNYRDALERVLTDWRQRLEACGTETVERVSKRDMATYAKALSNDEAKTAATAWTYYDYVSAFPSYCVKWDWLEDNPAQKGIALDELPPRPAKKSGDQQFWSAEDRKALLRYADRRAHEAVDENGSAALEELRDRALVYLLAYSGARGGEILSDPRDDRRNGLRWGDIDLENNQFQVLGKSQHEDEEVQLPRQVHRPLERLEQALEPPAPEWPVFVTSHAPSLYGNLPDDVDPSAGKPLELHRKHGVVPPSLSTNGGRSVLKRLCDSADLEIDGEYLKPHGARRGVGEAIYREHGAAAAQRVLRHADPRTTSQMYAHIETEELAEEASEIFENE; via the coding sequence ATGGATCACAGCGATTCAGCGGCTTCGTCCGGCGAACATGCCCTCGAGGACGCCATCGACGCCTTCCTCGAGTCGGGCAACAAGGCCGGCAACTATCGCGACGCCCTCGAGCGCGTCTTGACCGACTGGCGACAGCGCCTCGAAGCCTGTGGCACCGAGACGGTCGAACGCGTCTCGAAACGAGACATGGCGACGTATGCGAAAGCACTCTCGAACGACGAGGCAAAGACCGCGGCGACCGCGTGGACGTACTACGACTACGTCTCGGCGTTTCCCTCCTATTGCGTGAAATGGGACTGGCTCGAGGACAATCCTGCGCAAAAAGGGATCGCACTCGACGAGCTGCCACCGCGACCAGCGAAAAAGAGCGGCGATCAACAGTTCTGGTCGGCTGAAGATCGGAAGGCGTTGCTCCGATATGCCGATCGACGAGCCCACGAAGCCGTCGACGAAAACGGCTCGGCCGCACTTGAGGAACTGCGCGATCGTGCGCTCGTCTATCTGCTGGCCTATTCGGGGGCTCGTGGCGGAGAAATCCTTTCAGACCCACGTGACGACCGGCGTAACGGCTTACGGTGGGGCGACATCGACCTCGAAAACAACCAATTCCAAGTGCTTGGGAAAAGCCAGCACGAAGACGAGGAGGTCCAACTCCCACGACAAGTGCATCGGCCACTCGAGCGGCTGGAACAAGCGCTCGAGCCGCCGGCACCCGAGTGGCCCGTGTTCGTCACGAGCCATGCACCATCGCTATACGGGAATCTCCCCGATGACGTTGACCCATCCGCGGGCAAACCCCTCGAGTTACACCGGAAACACGGGGTCGTTCCGCCGTCGTTGTCGACTAACGGCGGCCGGTCAGTTCTGAAACGGCTGTGTGATTCGGCTGACCTCGAGATCGACGGTGAGTACCTGAAACCACACGGCGCACGACGTGGTGTCGGTGAAGCCATCTATCGCGAGCATGGCGCGGCTGCAGCACAACGCGTATTGCGCCACGCCGATCCGCGGACCACCTCGCAGATGTACGCCCATATCGAGACCGAAGAATTGGCTGAAGAGGCGTCCGAAATCTTCGAGAACGAGTGA
- a CDS encoding transposase: MTKQAAEVVDATASAVDLVSHLDLSSYTRDDTYPEWHDSKPFEPMLRTVLLRELEDASDAAVHRTLTNDSSVATALGFDPTDVPDRSTITRARQTRFQGLQTTIEVSVRQIRTLAARRGSPVGAPYTEDASEEPAGSSKRTVNRLIRGKTREVLEELTTVVFPAFDFDRPSGSIYHDEELLRLETLLGVTGTAANGGAETYGDHVNPEPDIADPFFEDGPTGETLLTAIKSLEPSDIADMVNRGLTRVLTRAKPSVEFERPIMLAIDMTYVAYSGEREELVRVQGAPEEKEYDWCHKFATANVVGDNVQFAVAMVPVGNADNHDPEAYPGEDKSHRAGGIVRRLVDIVENRARLSVRRVYADRWFHATDVVAALEERNLFYVIPAKRDDRVKRFIARMGNKVTVKEKHAMHGPVRNGVTNSRAETTLVGLPPDEDYDGRQVFLTNLAVNDEIGLDRRQTRKKIKRYTRRGGIENAYSSVKEFAPWTTSKNFSVRLFHFGFAVLLYDMWLLVDFLVQTSLDIVEFRTKPRVTAPRFRGFLNRRLIELL, translated from the coding sequence TTGACCAAGCAGGCCGCAGAGGTCGTCGACGCGACTGCCTCTGCGGTCGACCTCGTCTCCCACCTCGATCTCAGTTCCTACACACGAGACGACACATATCCGGAGTGGCACGACTCTAAGCCGTTCGAGCCGATGCTTCGGACGGTTCTCCTTCGTGAACTCGAGGACGCGTCCGATGCTGCCGTGCATCGGACGCTGACCAACGATTCGTCAGTTGCTACTGCGCTTGGATTCGATCCAACTGATGTCCCTGATCGAAGCACGATCACGCGTGCACGACAAACCCGTTTTCAAGGATTACAGACGACAATCGAGGTGTCCGTACGCCAGATTCGGACACTTGCCGCTAGACGAGGCAGTCCGGTCGGTGCGCCGTACACAGAGGACGCTTCCGAGGAGCCCGCGGGCTCCTCGAAGCGTACGGTCAACCGACTCATTCGAGGAAAAACTCGCGAAGTCCTCGAGGAACTCACCACTGTTGTGTTCCCAGCGTTCGACTTCGACCGTCCAAGCGGATCTATCTACCACGACGAGGAATTACTGCGCTTAGAGACATTACTCGGGGTTACAGGCACCGCCGCCAACGGCGGTGCCGAGACCTACGGCGATCACGTTAATCCTGAACCTGATATCGCCGATCCGTTCTTCGAAGATGGACCGACTGGAGAAACCTTGTTAACGGCGATTAAAAGCCTTGAACCGTCAGATATCGCCGATATGGTCAACCGCGGCTTGACCCGCGTCTTGACGCGGGCCAAGCCATCCGTTGAGTTCGAGCGTCCGATCATGCTCGCGATCGATATGACCTACGTCGCCTACTCGGGTGAGCGTGAGGAACTGGTTCGAGTGCAAGGAGCGCCCGAGGAGAAAGAGTACGACTGGTGTCACAAGTTCGCGACCGCGAACGTTGTCGGTGACAACGTTCAGTTCGCGGTCGCGATGGTCCCAGTAGGGAACGCCGATAATCACGATCCTGAAGCGTATCCTGGCGAAGACAAGTCTCACCGAGCCGGCGGGATCGTCCGCCGGCTCGTGGACATTGTCGAAAACCGGGCCCGTCTCAGCGTGCGGCGAGTCTATGCAGACCGGTGGTTTCACGCGACAGACGTTGTAGCGGCGCTCGAGGAGCGGAACCTTTTCTACGTGATTCCGGCGAAGCGCGATGACCGCGTCAAGCGGTTCATCGCGCGAATGGGCAACAAAGTCACGGTGAAAGAAAAGCACGCAATGCACGGTCCGGTGAGAAATGGAGTAACCAACAGCAGGGCAGAGACGACGCTGGTCGGACTGCCACCGGATGAGGATTATGATGGACGCCAGGTGTTTCTGACCAATCTCGCCGTGAACGACGAGATTGGTCTGGATCGCCGCCAGACTCGCAAGAAGATCAAACGGTATACCCGGCGAGGAGGAATCGAAAACGCCTACAGTAGCGTCAAAGAGTTCGCACCCTGGACGACTTCGAAGAACTTCTCAGTGCGGTTGTTCCACTTTGGCTTCGCTGTCCTGCTGTACGATATGTGGCTGCTAGTCGATTTCCTCGTTCAGACATCACTCGATATCGTCGAGTTCCGCACGAAACCGCGGGTTACGGCCCCGCGGTTTCGTGGCTTTCTCAATCGGAGGTTGATCGAATTGCTGTGA
- a CDS encoding Rrf2 family transcriptional regulator, whose protein sequence is MSDRTLPDEFEDINEAVSEEWVSETTPYERVRHVIAHTYESVSVDAIADDARTSPKTARKHLNALANEGFVVTATGEHGGTTYGRSPESLVVEQAADILEQVSTDELTTRIAEMRDQLSSYQSEYSVDSPEELAVEQTNQALSESASAQRDIDAETIQEWQTLRRNLAFANAALSIANAQRFVDGDRHLTDGSVPA, encoded by the coding sequence ATGAGCGATCGAACCTTACCGGACGAGTTCGAGGATATCAACGAAGCGGTCAGTGAGGAGTGGGTGTCTGAGACGACTCCCTACGAGCGTGTTCGCCACGTTATCGCGCATACGTACGAGTCTGTTTCTGTCGACGCTATCGCTGACGACGCACGGACATCGCCGAAGACAGCACGTAAGCACTTGAATGCGCTCGCGAACGAGGGGTTCGTCGTCACTGCGACTGGTGAACATGGTGGAACGACGTATGGTCGCTCGCCAGAATCACTCGTCGTTGAACAGGCTGCTGACATTCTTGAGCAGGTCTCAACTGACGAACTCACCACGCGTATCGCCGAAATGCGTGACCAGCTTAGCAGCTACCAGTCCGAGTACAGTGTCGACTCGCCCGAAGAGTTAGCCGTTGAGCAGACAAATCAAGCTCTCTCTGAATCTGCCTCTGCGCAACGAGACATCGACGCCGAGACAATCCAAGAATGGCAGACGCTCCGCCGTAACCTCGCATTCGCGAACGCCGCCCTCTCAATCGCGAATGCTCAGCGCTTCGTTGATGGAGACCGTCACTTGACTGATGGCAGCGTTCCTGCGTAA
- a CDS encoding tyrosine-type recombinase/integrase: MHRKVSGRGASSEGTTVLEAIESYLRYKINADGSKTTMRSPLREFADHCRDERDLEFVDELTPHDVRSYSEHLYDRVVIDEDLAASTAHNYFAYVRAFLSWSVREQHLESNPANTNTAMDPLPEDDGKRKRQYWSQEDRETLLEYSTKRVDMALEGTIRIDAETAFRDRAIVVMLDGTGARGAELFADPKDDKRNGLRWKDVDFDERLIEVYGKSREYEQAPFPASVHDVLKRWYRVQEPTTEAWPVFPTGHYGSKKRTLEDALGEKAVSRALGDRGDAGKTEVLDRLHCEHEVPPPSISKEGVRRLLKRLTDEADIDPDGEYDYLTLHGARRALGRDLYTSGMSEKAQEALRHNSIETTHEAYADVKMKDVSDSIDDVRG, translated from the coding sequence ATCCACCGTAAGGTCTCTGGACGAGGGGCTTCCTCTGAGGGCACAACCGTACTCGAGGCCATCGAGAGCTACCTGCGCTATAAGATCAACGCCGACGGTTCGAAGACGACCATGCGCTCACCACTGCGTGAGTTCGCCGACCACTGTCGAGACGAGCGTGACCTCGAGTTCGTCGACGAGCTCACACCCCACGATGTCCGCAGTTACAGCGAGCACCTCTACGACCGCGTCGTAATCGACGAGGACCTGGCGGCTTCAACTGCTCACAACTACTTCGCCTACGTCCGAGCTTTTCTCTCCTGGTCGGTGCGAGAACAACACCTCGAGTCGAACCCGGCGAATACGAACACCGCGATGGACCCGCTGCCAGAGGACGACGGGAAACGCAAGCGCCAGTATTGGTCTCAAGAAGACCGCGAGACGTTACTCGAGTATTCCACCAAGCGCGTGGACATGGCTCTCGAGGGAACCATCCGGATCGACGCCGAGACAGCCTTCCGTGACCGGGCGATCGTCGTTATGCTCGACGGGACAGGGGCGCGTGGTGCTGAGTTGTTCGCTGATCCGAAAGACGACAAGCGTAACGGCCTCCGGTGGAAGGACGTCGATTTCGACGAGCGGCTGATCGAAGTCTATGGCAAGTCCCGTGAGTACGAACAGGCCCCGTTTCCTGCGAGTGTCCACGACGTCCTCAAGCGATGGTATCGGGTGCAAGAGCCGACGACCGAAGCGTGGCCCGTCTTTCCGACCGGCCACTATGGGTCGAAAAAGCGTACACTCGAGGATGCACTCGGCGAGAAGGCAGTCTCTCGGGCGCTCGGGGATAGGGGTGACGCCGGGAAGACCGAGGTGCTTGACCGTCTACACTGCGAGCACGAGGTTCCGCCGCCGTCGATCTCGAAAGAGGGCGTTCGCCGACTGCTGAAACGGCTCACCGACGAAGCCGACATCGATCCAGACGGCGAGTACGACTATCTGACGCTGCATGGCGCTCGCCGGGCACTCGGACGCGACCTCTATACCAGCGGGATGTCCGAAAAGGCTCAGGAAGCGTTACGACACAACTCGATTGAGACCACCCACGAGGCCTACGCCGACGTCAAAATGAAGGACGTCTCCGATTCGATTGACGACGTTCGCGGCTGA
- a CDS encoding amphi-Trp domain-containing protein — MPEEVLFKSESNQTREEIASYLHSVAEKLEQGAAVTLKSGSESVTMEPPARPTFEVKAEREGPTDGPGELSIELELEWSENDSGGDGESSQLEIE; from the coding sequence ATGCCCGAAGAAGTTCTGTTCAAATCAGAGAGCAACCAGACCCGAGAAGAAATCGCATCGTATCTTCACAGTGTCGCTGAGAAGCTTGAACAAGGTGCTGCAGTCACACTAAAATCGGGTTCTGAGTCCGTGACAATGGAACCACCAGCCCGCCCGACGTTTGAGGTCAAAGCCGAACGTGAAGGCCCGACGGACGGTCCCGGTGAATTGAGTATTGAACTCGAACTTGAATGGAGCGAGAACGACAGTGGGGGAGACGGCGAGAGCAGCCAGTTAGAAATTGAGTGA